The Oncorhynchus nerka isolate Pitt River linkage group LG11, Oner_Uvic_2.0, whole genome shotgun sequence genome includes the window GCTGGAAGAACAAAACGTTTAATCGTATCTCCAACCCAATTTTCCCCTTGACATCAACATGGATTTTCGTCGTGTAGGCCGAGAATATACGATTAAATGCAcgtatgtaaaaacaaaaaaacataacaCCGCCCGTCATGATAAATACCTTTACTAAAATAATTAAAAGCCTGAATTTAAAGCCTGTATTTCGGGGTGTCACACCAAAAATACCAATGACAAGTCACAGTTAGTCATTCGTGCGTAACGGTATTGCGCACATTTCATCATCCAAATCTTTAACCGTCCACTGCACGCGCGGAGTAGTCTACAAGGCATTTCATACTGATATATTTTTTAAGAGCCCAACCTACTCGCGCATCGATTGGCCAGGTCGACTCTTCTGTCGGTTTTCATTGGTTTATGATAATGGTATTTCACTCATCTTTTGCCCATGTAATTTACCATTGATATTGTATGTGGTTGCTGGCATAGGTGCGGATCATTTATAACATACGAAAGGGAGAAAGACAGGTGTCCACAAGAGAGGATGCGCATAAAATAATACCCTTTTTTCTTCTCGCTCCCTTGCGAATGCCACGATGTGGGAATGGAGTTTCCAACTGAGACAGGAGATGCGTGTCCAAAATGTAGACATTTGCATGTAACCAAGAGATGAGGATAAGCACTAAGAATGTTTTGCGCAAAATTGAAAGACCTGAAAATCTCTGGAGAATGCCCGTTCTCCGGTATCGGTCGTATGGACGAACCCGGAGACTTTGAGGAATGTATAAGTGACCATACCGGGGATGTACAGGCAATTTCCAAGGATGTGTATGGAAATGTATCGGAGGTGCTACCTCAAAGGAAGACAAGCAAGACCAGAGTCAATCTTCATTCATTAGGGGAGAGCATCCGCAAATTGGCATGTCCGGAGGTAAATTGAGATTGTACTACAATAAAGCAATTCCTCAAAACATTCATCAGAATTGATTAGTGCACTGTTGTTGAGTGTAGTCTCAGAAGAGAGCAGTTTACACCGTGGAACATGTACAGTTCGAAGGAAAAAAAACGTCTGTTTTGCTGGTTTTATCTCGAACCAAATGATTTGTTTGCTGTTGTGTTGATGTGATTGCAATGGGCCAAACTATAAGATTTCTTATACAAATATCTTGTCAATAAACTTCTCGACTTGTTGTTTACAGTTTCAAAGACTGCATACTGCCTTTCTGCAAATGATGAAACAACATACGTTAGACACGAAATGGTAAGAAATAAGTCTAATACATGTTGGCGAAATGAATGATTTAAACTATGCCGCCCTGATATTTCATTATTGTCAAAGGTCATGATTATAATAAATGACAATGTTCTGTTCAATTGAATGCGTTCAGATATTATTTTTATTGAAGACCTATTGACTACATGCCATGCATGGATGCACCATGTATCACGACCTGTATATGGTCAATCAGCAAGATGGCTTTGAAGGCAATACAAGGAATAGGAAAAATAGCCAAACTGTAGGTTAGAAACTTTTTTCCATAACATGTATGGGATTTCAAGGAATACGATATCTAGACCCATTTATTAATGTGGGGAGTGCAGTGCTTACTAATATAACTTCTGTCCACAGCCCTTCTGTGTGTTACGCAGACATCTGTCAAGATAGGAGCTTTGATCGACCAGAGAATTTAATGGAGATCATGAAGAATTATTCTCTAAAAACAGGTATTGTAAAGCTGATCAAATTCAAACACTGAACATGAGTTGCTTTTATTCCATTTGGGATGTTTTTAAGGTCTGTTATATTCATGCCTCTGTGAAACAAAAAGCACATATTTTTAACCTTGTGtggaaaataaaaatgttttattctattcgtttgtattattttctattcTAATATACAGTATTGTATTTCATTTTGATTTACATAGCgttattctattctattacatTTAATAACTGTTTTGCCCTCCTTTTTACAACCAGGTATTCACATGGACGCTTTGAAAGTCTCCCTTGGTGAGGAGCTGTTCCAAACGTGCTTCGACGAGGACGGCCATATTCTGCGGGTAGTGGGGGGAGCCCTCAGCGACTTCCTGAACAGcttcaatgtcctgttgaaacaGAGCTGCAGCCCAAACCCGCTAGCACCAGCCGCTCTGCAAGCCGAACCAGACAGGAGAACAGATTATGTCAACAATGAAGAAGCGTCGGTGTTGTGCCTGGACAAGGATCTGGGTCTGCTCACCGTCTACTACTTCAACCCTAGGCAGACCACGGAGCTCTTCTTCCCTGGGGTCATCAAGGCGGCCGCCCGCCTGCTCTACGACACCACAGTGGAGGTGTTGATGGACATGGAGATGGACCTTCAAGGAGGCACCAAGGAGAGCGTAGGCCCCTTGCAGTTTCAGGCTGGGCCCCGGCAGCCCAGCCTGCTCTACTCGGTGGTGGTGAAGAACGCCAAGAGCCTGAGCCCCAGTCCCATGAGGGCCACGTCAGCTGGGACCATGCCCACCTcgctcttctcctccaccttccccttCCACCTCTTTCTGGATCAGGACCTGGGCCTGTTGCAAATCGGGGATGGCCTCCGGAAGAGACTTAGCCGGAAGGACGGCCCGAGGCGGCCCACTGCCTTCCTGGAGCACTTTGCCATCGTCACGCCCCAGATCAGGTGCACCTTCCAAGGCATCTTGACTATGCTGAACACACAGTTCATCATTCGGATAAAGCACCAAGGTGGCTCCATGGCCGATGACACAGGGAGGGTATGACCCTATTTCGACTGAATATCAGACCTGTGTTCAAATGGTATTTGAAGTCCTGAGTGATGCTTCATTGAGCTCACCTGGTTCAATGGAACAGTCCCAAAGGTGCAAACCTGCCCATTTGGCAGTACAGTCATGTTTAAGCTAACCTAACGTAGCAGCCGTAGAAAGACGACTGAGCGGAGTTCCCACTATCGTTTTTCAGTGGAAAGTTAGGTGGAAAAGACTATATCCTTGAAACATCTACTTTCTGTCTGGCTCAAGCTAAGACTCAGTCTTTGATTTCCAAAACCATTTGAACTCAGGTCTGCTGGATATGATCCTTTGGAGTTGAGACGAATGACTCACATGGAATCGAAGGTTGTCTAAATGTAGATTTAGAAAGATTCAGAAAGGCAAAATGCCACATTGTTAATTCTTATGTGCTAATTAGCGGAATGCTCCCCCTGAGGTAGAGAACAACATAAGCCCAGGATGGAATTGGACAGCcgggtctcatagactagatttAATATAGTAAATtgaaatccgggacactcaaattagtatgatttggttacataagacatatggttacttaaggcaaaaaaacaaaagtagggtggttggtcaggcATATAAAgcaaatgtctagcaacccaaaggttgcgagttcgTATCTCATTACAGacgttagctaattagcaacttttcaactagttactactttgcaactacttagaatGTTAGATAACACTTCCCTTAACCCCTTTAGCTAACCCTaatcattttagctaaccctaatcATAACCATTTAACCTAACACCTAaacttaactctaaccttaacctccaaccctaacccctagcctagttaATGTTAGACAGCTAGCAAATGTTAGCCAGCTCGCTGGAATTCGTCACACCTCATACGTTTtgaaaatttgtaacatattgtacatttacaAATTCGTAACATAACATCAATTGGAGAATTTTGTTCACTTTGTGCTATCTAGCTACATAAACTACAACGCTTTCGGCAAACTCACCCTTGATTAGTAATTTGGGCAATTATATGCCATTCAATGACAGATGATTTAATCAGATCTGTTTTCTTTGTGTACCTTGTAGTAGTGTCCAGAGCCTGAACAACTAAAGACAATACTTACAGTCATgaccaaaatgattggcaccctggACAAAGATGAGCAAAATTGTATAAAGTAAATACACTGAAAAAAATATAATAGCAACATGCAAAAATTTCAAAGCTTTTACTGagtttatacatttttttaccattattttaccaggtaagttgactgagaacacattgtcatttacaacaatgacctggggaatagttatgatgatgatcatgctgtttaatcagcttcttcccacacctgtcaagtggatggattacgttggcaaagagaaatgctcactaacagtgtAACGCACTCTATGTGTAGTGGGTgctgagtcaggcgcaggaagcagagggTAAAGAACAATGTTTTATTCCGGCGCAGGTAAAATGGTCACGCCAAAACACCAGGCGCAATAACAAGACCGATCCAAAACCAGAGGACCCAACCAGTTCGGAGAAAAACAAAGGAGATCGCACAACCACTAACATGAACAGAGGGGGGGATAagcccgcacaaagagcaggcagGCATTACCGGCTTAAATAGCCCAACTAAAACCTAAACAAGAAACGGGTGTaaccaataagacaaaaccaagagaaaagggaaaagggacctccgagccccgcccgaacaggaagacgAGCCAActtcggtgggagtcgtgacaAACAGGGATGGAAATAAATTTGTAcacaaaatctgagagaaataatacttagctatattgtatgcatattttttttgtgaaaatcatattattttatactaatacaattgctcagagaaataatttttgtttaacaagtaatacaaaCAAATCATAAAAAGATAGGGGTCCAAGTTATTGGCACCACTGTTTTCCATACTCCGCCACCCTCCCCTTGCGAGGATAATGGCTACTGAGACTTCTTCTtacatgttttatgagattgaacacattgggagggacctcagaccattcctccatatagAATATTTCTAGACCATTCAAATCCTTTGTCTGCGCTTATgtacaggttttcaatggggtttatgtcctgagatggccattgcaaaagaCTGAGATGGCTATTGCAACATTTTAATTTTGTGGTCAATCAACCTTTTTTTtgtgtggattttgatgtgtgctaggtgttattgtcttgctggaagatccacttgaggccaagtttcagcctcctggcagaggcaaccaggtttttggctaaaatgtcctggcaCTTGgtagttcatgatgccgttgaccttgacaatggccccaggaccagtggaagcaaaatatccCCAGTATCCATACTACAGTACAGGTACCATTGGAAACCTGTGGAAGGAATTGAAGGCAGTCCATAAGAGCAGATGAaggtgtcacgatcgtcgtatggaggggaccaaagcgcagtgtgaaTACATTATTCTTTATTGAAATGAAGAacaagaacacttaaacaaaaaaacaattacaACGACCGTGACCACTTTATAAACAATGTGCAAAcgtgcaacataacatagacaataacccacaaaatacccaaagaagatggctgcctaaatatggttcccaatcagagacaacgataaacacctgcctctaattgagaaccaatctaggcaaccatagaccaacataaacacctagatgaaaacaaccccataaatctacaaaaacccctagataGTCCAAACACCATAGaaagagacaaaaacacacatatcacctatgtcacaccctgacctaaccaaaataataaagaaaacaaagaatactaaggtcatgGCGTGAcagaaggatatcaaggatctggaaagattctgtaagGAGTAATGGTTTAAGATCCCTCCCAACAAGTTCTCCAATCTCattaaacattttagaaaaaggctttaAATGACTTGTTAAaccaaatctctttctctgagcaattgaaTTTGAGAATACaaaatagctcagtatttgtattatttattttatatagtcTTTTTTGCTCAACTTTATCAAGTgtgccaataattttggaccTGACTGTGTATGTACCATTTAGCATGGAGAACCTAGACAAAGACATTTATCTAATGCCTTGTTTCCCTCTCTTCTAGCTCATGGACCTGAAAGGCCAGATGATCTACATCTCAGAGTCCAATGTCATCCTCTTCCTGGGCTCCCCATGCGTAGACAAGCTGGAGGAGCTGACTGGCCGGGGCCTCTACCTGTCTGACATCCCCATTCACAACGCCCTGCGCGACGTAGTCCTGGTGGGCGAGCAGGCCAAGGCTCAGGACGGCTTGAAGAAGCGCCTAGGCAAGGCCAAGGCGGCCCTGGAGCACGCTCACCTCGCCCTGGAGGAAGAGAAAAAGAGGACAGTGGATCTGCTTTTCACCATTTTCCCGGGGACGGTTGCCCAGGAACTTTGGCAAGGCCACACGGTGGATGCCAGGGAGTTTGAGAATGTCACCATGCTGTTCTCTGACATCGTGGGCTTCACGGCCGTGTGTTCACGCTGCACCCCTATGCAGGTGGTCACTATGCTCAATGAGCTGTACACACGCTTTGACCACCACTGCGGGGAGCTGGATGTATACAAGGTGTGTGTTACAGCAAGGCCCAAGGAAACTCAGGGAACTTCTTAATCAAAACTGGATTTACCAGATAAAACTAAACATTGTTTAGTGGTTACGCTTTATTTTGCAAAGTGCCTGGTAATTACTTGGACTGATAAAGGTGAAACTAAATTCAGAATAATAACCACTGAATGTATTTTTTATGGGGATCGATTGAATTAATTGAAACACTACGCAACATTTGGTACAATGCAGTTATCAATTGTGTGGAATTAAGTACCAGAAagtaacaggatataatataattTCTCAGTAAAACACCAGTTAAACAGCAGTTGAAATGAAACAGCAAAAAGTGCCTTAGAGTTTAATAGCTAAAATGAACATTATTGGGAAAATGGACTCCAAATGTGCCCAAAATGTTTCTTTAGTCTTATTCCACATCCCCTGTTACGGGATTAAATAGGTAAGGCAGTCTATATAATATTATGTTTATATCAACAGATTATTTTTAGAACAACAATTTATGTTGTTGACTGCAGACCCTTGCTGGCATTCCCATATTATGTTCATCCCATCATGAATATGGCTTAATTTGAATGAATTTAGCCATGGAGGTAATAAGGTTAGATATGCCTTATGTTACTCTTCGATAGCATTTTATAAGAATGTGTTAACTGATATTAATAATTTGAGAGTGGAGGCTTGTTTACTTCTTTCTTTTGCATAATTTCGCAATAATTCATCAATGTATTAATATAGACAATACT containing:
- the gucy1a1 gene encoding guanylate cyclase soluble subunit alpha-1 — encoded protein: MFCAKLKDLKISGECPFSGIGRMDEPGDFEECISDHTGDVQAISKDVYGNVSEVLPQRKTSKTRVNLHSLGESIRKLACPEFQRLHTAFLQMMKQHTLDTKCPSVCYADICQDRSFDRPENLMEIMKNYSLKTGIHMDALKVSLGEELFQTCFDEDGHILRVVGGALSDFLNSFNVLLKQSCSPNPLAPAALQAEPDRRTDYVNNEEASVLCLDKDLGLLTVYYFNPRQTTELFFPGVIKAAARLLYDTTVEVLMDMEMDLQGGTKESVGPLQFQAGPRQPSLLYSVVVKNAKSLSPSPMRATSAGTMPTSLFSSTFPFHLFLDQDLGLLQIGDGLRKRLSRKDGPRRPTAFLEHFAIVTPQIRCTFQGILTMLNTQFIIRIKHQGGSMADDTGRLMDLKGQMIYISESNVILFLGSPCVDKLEELTGRGLYLSDIPIHNALRDVVLVGEQAKAQDGLKKRLGKAKAALEHAHLALEEEKKRTVDLLFTIFPGTVAQELWQGHTVDAREFENVTMLFSDIVGFTAVCSRCTPMQVVTMLNELYTRFDHHCGELDVYKVETIGDAYCVAGGLHKESETHAVQIALMALKMMELSDEVRTPTGEPIKMRIGLHTGSVLAGVVGVMMPRYCLFGNNVTLANKFESCSVPRRINVSPTTHRLLKDCPEFVFIPRTRQDLPPNFPPDIPGVCYFLEAFDQWSGKTTSDCETEDPCYSNTNFMAEQT